The Strigops habroptila isolate Jane chromosome 13 unlocalized genomic scaffold, bStrHab1.2.pri S16, whole genome shotgun sequence genomic interval AACAGCCTGACTACAGGCCCCTTCAGTAGGGATATCTTGGCAATAACACACACAGTCCTACCAGTTTGCTGACCTCTGAAGTTTTGTATTGGCTTTCGCTCACATACATGTGAGGACTGTTTAGGTTTGTTCATTCTTGTGTATTTAAAGATATGAATTAAAATTCTCAAGCATCACATGGCCAGTTTGCATCGGTTTGGTGCATTACTCCCTCATGAAAGGGGTTTGCTACTGGAAATTCTCACAACCTCTTAGTCTTGAATCATCACGTACCACAGTTCTCTCTAGCTTCACGCAGACACCAAGTGACATCCGTTTTCTTGAGGAAAATGGAAGTAAATTCCTTCAGTGAAACTTCACTCTCAAAAACTTGGTCTTGTCGTGTATAGGAGTTTTCTTTTGTCCTCTGCTGTTAACTACTTCATTTTGCTCTGCTTGAAGATGGTGGGCACAAAAGAAGCCTGTGTATGAAGAAGTTAAGAACATGAATGGGGAGTTTGTGTTAGCGGTAATAAGTAGGTAATTAGAGAGGAACTGAGTAGTTGGTGAGAAAGAACTCagtatttatctgaaaatagTCTTATGGAGGACTCCGTTGAAACTCAGAAATCATTGCTGATAGTAGCGGCTTGATGAATCAATTGAATGGAATAATTTTGGAAGGATAAAGGTTTGTAATCCTGTAGAGAGGTTGCTTCGTTCCTGTTGTCCCTCAGTGATTCTTCAGACATGCAGATTTtctcagtcatttttctcctgcataTCACACCCCCCCAGTTATGTAAAGCTGGTTATTCTCACTGCTCACAGCTGCATCTGGCTGCAAGAGTTCAGATTTAAAAAGATCCAGCTCTTTTAAGGGATGCTTAAACCTCTCTATCAGAGAATGTGCTGGCTGCAAGCTTACATCTTAAATGCTGAGTTGCCAATTCACAGAGCTGCAACGTTTCTGCTCCTCGCAGCACAGCAGCGCTGCAGCCACCTCCGGGCAGGACATTTATGTAACCAGAGATTGGAGCTTCCctttaaaatagttaaaatacCTAGGTCAGAATAGGAAGAGTTGTttcggttttgtttttttgtaatCTGCACGTGTTTTGTGATGTAAATGTGTGATTGTGCTGGGCTAGGATTTGTGGTTACCTTTGGAAGGACTCCACAATTGCTGTTCAAAGATGACCTATTTGTAGTAATAatcccagcctggagcaggcagagaaCAGAGAAGTAGATCATGTTCTTCAGTATCACCACTTAATTTGTTTCTCATGCCATCCTGGTTTTATACTCcttcaatttctttatttttgtttcaaacagatctcctcatttgtttcctttaggagcttcctttaaaaacataataataaataaaatgctttaaatcaCGACTTTTTTAAACTCTATCTTCCTATCAGTTGCTTGCCCTAGGTTTGATGATACTTGAGCAATAGTATTTGTGAGAGAATTAGCTATTTGCAGTCTGTAAAGCACATCTATCCCATTCTTTCCAGTTAATGCTGTTTCTTAAAGTAACCTTGCATGTGGCTGTGCTTTAATCATATGGCCAGCAAGCACCTTTCCCAATGTTACCTGTAGCATACTACATTTCATTAAACTTACTTAACGGATGATAAggatttgcttttgaaaataaaccaacacaaaacctgAGAGCCTCTGTCAGTCACTAGATATGCAGGTTTAAAGGAGAGATCAGTTTTAATGAAATGATGGTTATATCTGCCACTGATACTTGCTGAACTTGGGAATTTTGTGTCCGTTCTCTGGTAAGTACCATTAGTCACCCAAAATAGcattaacattttcctttgtattttacagtcaaaggcaaagaacaagaaaagacCACAGATGTGAAAGCAATTAAAAGTAAgatcaatatttattttgtctctAAATTCAGATATAAAATGTCATCTGCCATTTTCACTTTAACCAGTGGGGTAATTTCCTTATGACTGAGTGCAGATGTGACCTAtgcattaaaaccaaattaaaccCAAAACTGAATTCTGTTTCTGAGTATTTATAGTAACTGATGTGTCCTAATCATCTTGCTGAATCTGTAAGTACAGAAGGTTATTAAGCTATGTCACATGAGCTTTAATTCAAAGTGATCATGCAGTTCAGTCACCTGGCAAGTAGCAGTTATTCCTTAGCTACAAAAAATCGCTTCTGAAGTTTCTTGCTCACACATAGTGTACTTTGCAGTTGTGAAAATGCAGCTTAACTGTGTCTGATTTGCAAAAAAAGCTGCCAGTGTCTGATTTAAGTGTAACTGATGTAGCTTGTGAGGCTGAAGATCTGAATCTTCAAAATGAATAGCTGTTGTAATGCTGCTCCATGTGATACAGAAATCTTGCTGCTAAATCTGCTAggagagaaaaagcatcttGATGAGAAGGAATTTTGTAAACTGTGGGGAAAACAAGATTATTTATCCTGTCGGTTTTTATTGTGATACTAAAAGGAGATGAGGTAATTTGTGTGAATCTCATCTGTTACTTCTATATCCTCAGACAAAATCctgcttctgtatttgttaATGTGTTATCTGCATGTCAAGGGAAagttaaaggctttttttcacCTTGGTGGCCCATCTTTCAGATCAATTATAGGAAACAGTAAGTTGCATCCAAGTTGCACACTCCATGATTTAAGTGCAACTACAATTTCTGATGAGTAGCTGATAGATTTTCCCAAGAAAAGGCTATAATATGGTGAccttgtaaataaaaatgaatgtgaaaattTATTGTATTAcactgctgcaggcacacagcATCTCTCCAGTTTGGCAAGCAGCTCCTCCACGATCTGTATGACATTAGGTGAGCGATGTAGTGCTGTCTGGAGGGTTTGGAAGAGGTGTTTGATCCTTAGATTAAGTGGAACAATTTTTTCTCAAATGTTCATaatgtaaaattatattttaaccTAATTCACAAAAACCTGGACCTTTATGAGGAGTGTAGCTCTGGTTCTACATGGTAGCTGCCACCAAGCTTTCCTCAGTTACTGTCATCAGCCAAGCAACTGGCTGCCATCCACTGGCCTcagaaaaaatgcagttttctccATTACTGCTGGTATTAAATACTAAAGGCTTTGTAAGAGGCAGGAAGCAGTGACTTGGTACCAcacactgcagctggagaaacaCTTTGCAATAACTTAAACGTTTTAACTCTCCTATACCATTGCTCCTAAGGTATCTGTTGCCATGATATGGAAATGTGAAATCGTTGACTTCTGTCATCGTGTATCATAAAattgtgaataaaaataaagctatgcAGCATGAAAGTCACCAAAAGTTGCTTGACACCTTGAAAAAACACATTGCTAGGAAGTAGTGTGCTGAGATAACGTGTCATCtgacttgctttatttttgagtCAGAGGTGTAAGATGTCCTTGTATGACATCCCAATCCAACGCAGTTTCCTGAGAGCTTTGGAAACTGCTTGTGAGcgtggtttgttttcttcagctttgtCATCAATTAACAATTAGTTGATGCTTTTTCATTGGCAGGGTTTTGCGGGAGGAAGttcttctttgttctctttgggCTCAAATAGCTGTGTTCTAAAACAGCTTAGATGAGGTTAATGTTTATAAGCTGGGTTTCATCAGAGATAGTTccttattgctttttttcttctctcttaaaATCAAatagagacaaagaaaaatatttttgaaaaataatcttgttaAAATTCACAGGTTTTTGTAACACGTTTTAGCCTTAAAAAAGATATGGAAATGGGTTGGCAAGAATGTTGTAATCATACTAAATTGTTGACAAAGTATTAAGCTGTTACGATAGCAGTTACCAAGGAAGCAGGAAGACTCGGGAGTAATATTTCACATGTAAACTTAGACTTGGCATCTTTTGATTAGctgctgaagaaggaaaatacaagtGGGTGAGTCCCACTGGTCTACTGGAAGTGAGTTTATTCTTGCTATAATATAAcctgtttgtttctgtggtCTTTATTCTTATCACACATTGATCAAAGGTGACACACAGAGGTAGAATGAGGTTTTTAACGAGATCGACTCTTGCAAACTCTCTGGCATATCTTGGGGTGCTTAGTGTTGGAAACTGCTTAGAAGAGGTCTTGGAAGCCTTGTCTTTTAATTGTTCCTGTCTTGATTCCAGCTCCAGTACCAGTACATTCCCCTCAACGGAGCACTAGAAATCATGCCTTGCTGGAGGCTGCAGGACCAAGCCATGTGGCAATTAATGCCATCTCTGCCAACATGGACTCTTTCTCTAGCAGTCGGACAGCTGCCCTTAAGAAGCAGCCAAGTCACATGGAAGCTGCTCATTTTGGAGACTTAGGTAAGGCTTCATCAGCTTTAtaatgcagcatttctttttattctatgTGTGTTACTGGTATGTTCACCATGCTTTGATTTTCAGGCAAGTAGATTAGGTAATTCAGAAATTTGACTGCTGTTACTCTAGAAAGGTTTTGAATGTGGATAGTACATTTGTTTGTTAAAACAGGTTCCTTTACTTTGTGTACCACCGTTATGTTGGAATTGTCTCTTCACCACTTGCATCGTAGGGCGTTTTTGTATTGAATACCCATATCTGTAGTACAATATGGAGTCATtccctttatatttttttttaggcagATCGTGTCTGAATTATCAGGCCCAAGAGACCAAATCAAGCCTTTCAAAGACCCTTGAACAAGTTCTGCAGGACAATGTAGCCCTCCCTTATTTTATCCAGTTTATGGAACTGCGCAGAATGGAACACTTGGTTAAGTTTTGGTTAGAGGCTGAAAGCTTCCACTCCACAACATGGTCCCGTATAAGAGCCCATAGCCTGAACACAGTTAAGCAGAGTTCGTTGGCAGAGCCAGTGTCGCCCTCGAAACAGCAGGAAATTGCGTTGTCTTCTCCAACTGGATTGCTTGAGGAGAGACTGGAGGATTCTAGCACAGTCCATCTGCTCAGGACCAAGCCAGTGGCTTCGACCAAGAACAACAGAACTAGCAACAGCCAGAACCACGTGCTCTTGGGTCAGGAGGGTGATAATACCAGTGTTCTTTGTCTAAGAAAACCTGAGACAGGGACTCGTTCTGTTCCAGCTGATCAGCAAGAATCTTCCAAGCTTACAGTATCAAATAGAAACAGCCCCTCCTCTGCACTAAAAGACTTGTCAGGAAAACTCATGAAAAGTAAGTGCCATATGTgccctttctttaaaaagggtGGGAgatggggagctgctgcttgctttgtatAATGGGCTGTGTTCTTAGTGAGTATGATGTGATGttgcaaaggaggaaaatcatTTCATGTATCAGTGATGTTGCTGTATAAGCTGATGGTCAGTTTGAGCTATGTATTGTTTGGttgttgaaaaataaatattctaaagAGACTTCAGAATCATTATGTATTCTAATAAGCTTAGGTTACGTCTGTTCCTACATGTGTAAtcttaagaaatgaaaatgaacattgCAATGTCCCATTCTTCCCTCACCCACCCCATCCCAACTTAAAAGAATTGCAGAAAATTTGGATGATGGGGCCGAGAATTGATAATTAACTTTCCATGGAAGGTAAATATCCTGTATCACATAAGATGACATAAGTAATAGTTACAAGAGACTTGTAGAGATTGTTCTGTGGATcgtgctggttttgttcttggaTTTATTTGATAGATTTCTTCCCCTCGTAACTGATTTGTTCTCATTTGGATTCCACCTCTTCAGAGGCTACTGGAAGTAAGGATGAAATTAAAAGACTTACTTTTGGTAGTAAGCTGCAGCACGGTACCTGGTTCTCTACTTTGCATCCACTCGGTCTTCCCTCATTTGCGCAAGTCTCTAGACAAAAAGGGAACGCTCCTTTCTTCATATTCCTTTTGTTTGCCAAACTGTTTCCTTGTGTTGCATCCCTTTCTCTTGCCGTTTGTCTTTCTTATATATTTACCATGTACTGCCACAACACCTAACCTCAGTTCCAAAGCACCTTAAACAAACGCAGTGATACTTCAGTCatgaacagcagctctgctttctggtACCTAAAAAGAATGTGGAAGTACTGGGTGCTTTTTGAGAAACATGCACGGTCTGAAGCGtgacttttttctctctgtttcaaaGCAGTGCCCCAGCTCTCGAAAGATGACACCTAAAGCATGTATCTTGTTCTGAGGCATCCTGTTTTAagatagggttttttttttaattccttcgTAATGTAATGCAAGCATTACATTCACTATGATGAGAGCTAGAAACTGGGAACTTTGCTGCACTTCTTGACAGAAAAACGTTATTCCTGGGACTAAGGTGTGCAGCTGAGGAAGAGGGTGTTGTCTTGTCTGGTGGCAGGGAATTCAGAGCTGCATTGCTTGATTCTCTCTCACTAGTCAGTCCATGCTGGGCTTATTGTGGCCTGGCTGGAGATAACGCAGCCACTGTAGCTTGTCAGTAGCAAAGTATTGAGTAGTGGACTGAGGGCTTTATGGGAAGGGAACTTGTCACTGATGAATAGATACTTGCTTTTCTATAGAGCAAAGGTTTGTTATTCACTCCTTGTTTTAGACCTGTGCCAAGGAATTCCAAGTttgattctgtatttcttccttgtagGTATAGAACGGGATGCAGTTAGTACTTTTACCAAATATATTTCTCCAGATGCTGCTAAACCAATACCTATAACAGAAGCAATGAGAAATGACATAGTTGGTAAGAATGTATGCTGCCTACTCATTTCAGAGCTTCCTCCTTCCCCGTAAAAATGTATCTTTAATACCACATGcacttgtatttcttcttatttttatgaatgTTGAAATCAGTTGTAAAAGATAGATCACATGACAAGTATCAGTGGATCTGACCTTTCAGTAGTGCTGTGCAATATCCCTAGAAGAACTTTCAGAGTCTTTACTTAACTTAGTGAAAGAATTCCTGATAGTTACGGAGGGAATCCAGATTTGAGTCTCAGTCAGGAATTTCAGCTATAATATTATCGTTTGGTTACCTGCAATGTAACCTGCAATGCAAGGTTACTTTTGGTTACTTCAAAAGTTCATTTTGCACAGTCAGAACCAGCTGATTCTAGTGGGTTTGAACTGCAATTTTTCATTAACTGgtcatcacttgtgttttctagCTCGTTCATCCAAATGGGTGTTAATTTTaacttgttctttctttgcagcaaaGATTTGTGGGGAAGATGGACAAGTGGACCCTAACTGCTTTGTTACAGCACAGTCAATAGTGTTTAACGCAATGGAACAAGAGTAAGTGGATTGAATGGTTTGGCTTCGCGTCACTGTTGTCCTTATGCAAAAGGTGATTCCgttaaaaacatttatgaagGTATTACcataaaatcacttttttgtGCAGTCTTCTCATTTGAAACTGCTCAGATCTCTCCCTCCAAATCCATTGTCATCACTTGCTGAAGCTGTATGCGCATGCTGTTGCATTCTTTGTATCATTCTAGTGTCATTTTAAACCTGCAccattctttctttgttttgcttttatccTACTGAAAGTATAAGACTTCTGGGGCAAGAACTAATAGGTTCATAAGGTGCCTTGAATGCTGCTGACCCTTAATAACTAATGGTTGTTCTCTGTGTGCAGGCACTTTAGTGAGTTTTTGAGAAGTCATCATTTCTGTAAATACCAGATCGAGGTGCTGACTAGTGGGACTGTTTATCTGGCTGACATACTTTTCTGTGAATCAGCCCTCTTCTATTTCTCTGAGGTGAGTGCTAGGTTTTGAGtttgcctttttcattctttcctatcaaatggaaaaaaaccttattCATTCTCTGATGGCTCTAATAAAGACAcctgaaaaataatacaaaaaagatTAGATGTATCCTTATTAGGgagaaaatgtattaaatggTTTCCTGTCCACACGTAGAACTCTCCCCAATGTTCAAACCTGTATACTGGATTGCAGAATAAGTATT includes:
- the AKAP10 gene encoding A-kinase anchor protein 10, mitochondrial isoform X3 yields the protein MSFFRRKGRGAPAGRPAAEGRLPASSPARLLGPGPAPPATVTGPREEARPLRSGLPANDVKGKEQEKTTDVKAIKTPVPVHSPQRSTRNHALLEAAGPSHVAINAISANMDSFSSSRTAALKKQPSHMEAAHFGDLGRSCLNYQAQETKSSLSKTLEQVLQDNVALPYFIQFMELRRMEHLVKFWLEAESFHSTTWSRIRAHSLNTVKQSSLAEPVSPSKQQEIALSSPTGLLEERLEDSSTVHLLRTKPVASTKNNRTSNSQNHVLLGQEGDNTSVLCLRKPETGTRSVPADQQESSKLTVSNRNSPSSALKDLSGKLMKSIERDAVSTFTKYISPDAAKPIPITEAMRNDIVAKICGEDGQVDPNCFVTAQSIVFNAMEQEHFSEFLRSHHFCKYQIEVLTSGTVYLADILFCESALFYFSEYMEKEDAVNVLQFWLAADNFQSQLAAKKGQYDGQEAQNDAMILYDKYFSLQATHPLGFDDSVRLEIESNICREGGPLPNCFTTPLRQAWTTMETVFLPGFLSSNLYYKYLNDLIHSVRGDEFPGGNIALSIHGPSSSPDNDSIGGPDGSASQSNVKKANVKILKNFDEAIIVDAASLDPESLYQRTYAGKMTFGRVSDLGQFIRESEPEPDVKKSKGSMFSQAMKKWVQGNTDEL
- the AKAP10 gene encoding A-kinase anchor protein 10, mitochondrial isoform X4, which encodes MELSGLGTVGLKGKEQEKTTDVKAIKTPVPVHSPQRSTRNHALLEAAGPSHVAINAISANMDSFSSSRTAALKKQPSHMEAAHFGDLGRSCLNYQAQETKSSLSKTLEQVLQDNVALPYFIQFMELRRMEHLVKFWLEAESFHSTTWSRIRAHSLNTVKQSSLAEPVSPSKQQEIALSSPTGLLEERLEDSSTVHLLRTKPVASTKNNRTSNSQNHVLLGQEGDNTSVLCLRKPETGTRSVPADQQESSKLTVSNRNSPSSALKDLSGKLMKSIERDAVSTFTKYISPDAAKPIPITEAMRNDIVAKICGEDGQVDPNCFVTAQSIVFNAMEQEHFSEFLRSHHFCKYQIEVLTSGTVYLADILFCESALFYFSEYMEKEDAVNVLQFWLAADNFQSQLAAKKGQYDGQEAQNDAMILYDKYFSLQATHPLGFDDSVRLEIESNICREGGPLPNCFTTPLRQAWTTMETVFLPGFLSSNLYYKYLNDLIHSVRGDEFPGGNIALSIHGPSSSPDNDSIGGPDGSASQSNVKKANVKILKNFDEAIIVDAASLDPESLYQRTYAGKMTFGRVSDLGQFIRESEPEPDVKKSKGSMFSQAMKKWVQGNTDEAQEEMAWRIAKMIVNDVMQQAQCEQPSEKVTKL
- the AKAP10 gene encoding A-kinase anchor protein 10, mitochondrial isoform X1; the protein is MSFFRRKGRGAPAGRPAAEGRLPASSPARLLGPGPAPPATVTGPREEARPLRSGLPANDVKGKEQEKTTDVKAIKTPVPVHSPQRSTRNHALLEAAGPSHVAINAISANMDSFSSSRTAALKKQPSHMEAAHFGDLGRSCLNYQAQETKSSLSKTLEQVLQDNVALPYFIQFMELRRMEHLVKFWLEAESFHSTTWSRIRAHSLNTVKQSSLAEPVSPSKQQEIALSSPTGLLEERLEDSSTVHLLRTKPVASTKNNRTSNSQNHVLLGQEGDNTSVLCLRKPETGTRSVPADQQESSKLTVSNRNSPSSALKDLSGKLMKSIERDAVSTFTKYISPDAAKPIPITEAMRNDIVAKICGEDGQVDPNCFVTAQSIVFNAMEQEHFSEFLRSHHFCKYQIEVLTSGTVYLADILFCESALFYFSEYMEKEDAVNVLQFWLAADNFQSQLAAKKGQYDGQEAQNDAMILYDKYFSLQATHPLGFDDSVRLEIESNICREGGPLPNCFTTPLRQAWTTMETVFLPGFLSSNLYYKYLNDLIHSVRGDEFPGGNIALSIHGPSSSPDNDSIGGPDGSASQSNVKKANVKILKNFDEAIIVDAASLDPESLYQRTYAGKMTFGRVSDLGQFIRESEPEPDVKKSKGSMFSQAMKKWVQGNTDEAQEEMAWRIAKMIVNDVMQQAQCEQPSEKVTKL
- the AKAP10 gene encoding A-kinase anchor protein 10, mitochondrial isoform X5 codes for the protein MSLYDIPIQRSFLRALETACERAPVPVHSPQRSTRNHALLEAAGPSHVAINAISANMDSFSSSRTAALKKQPSHMEAAHFGDLGRSCLNYQAQETKSSLSKTLEQVLQDNVALPYFIQFMELRRMEHLVKFWLEAESFHSTTWSRIRAHSLNTVKQSSLAEPVSPSKQQEIALSSPTGLLEERLEDSSTVHLLRTKPVASTKNNRTSNSQNHVLLGQEGDNTSVLCLRKPETGTRSVPADQQESSKLTVSNRNSPSSALKDLSGKLMKSIERDAVSTFTKYISPDAAKPIPITEAMRNDIVAKICGEDGQVDPNCFVTAQSIVFNAMEQEHFSEFLRSHHFCKYQIEVLTSGTVYLADILFCESALFYFSEYMEKEDAVNVLQFWLAADNFQSQLAAKKGQYDGQEAQNDAMILYDKYFSLQATHPLGFDDSVRLEIESNICREGGPLPNCFTTPLRQAWTTMETVFLPGFLSSNLYYKYLNDLIHSVRGDEFPGGNIALSIHGPSSSPDNDSIGGPDGSASQSNVKKANVKILKNFDEAIIVDAASLDPESLYQRTYAGKMTFGRVSDLGQFIRESEPEPDVKKSKGSMFSQAMKKWVQGNTDEAQEEMAWRIAKMIVNDVMQQAQCEQPSEKVTKL
- the AKAP10 gene encoding A-kinase anchor protein 10, mitochondrial isoform X2; the encoded protein is MSFFRRKGRGAPAGRPAAEGRLPASSPARLLGPGPAPPATVTGPREEARPLRSGLPANDAPVPVHSPQRSTRNHALLEAAGPSHVAINAISANMDSFSSSRTAALKKQPSHMEAAHFGDLGRSCLNYQAQETKSSLSKTLEQVLQDNVALPYFIQFMELRRMEHLVKFWLEAESFHSTTWSRIRAHSLNTVKQSSLAEPVSPSKQQEIALSSPTGLLEERLEDSSTVHLLRTKPVASTKNNRTSNSQNHVLLGQEGDNTSVLCLRKPETGTRSVPADQQESSKLTVSNRNSPSSALKDLSGKLMKSIERDAVSTFTKYISPDAAKPIPITEAMRNDIVAKICGEDGQVDPNCFVTAQSIVFNAMEQEHFSEFLRSHHFCKYQIEVLTSGTVYLADILFCESALFYFSEYMEKEDAVNVLQFWLAADNFQSQLAAKKGQYDGQEAQNDAMILYDKYFSLQATHPLGFDDSVRLEIESNICREGGPLPNCFTTPLRQAWTTMETVFLPGFLSSNLYYKYLNDLIHSVRGDEFPGGNIALSIHGPSSSPDNDSIGGPDGSASQSNVKKANVKILKNFDEAIIVDAASLDPESLYQRTYAGKMTFGRVSDLGQFIRESEPEPDVKKSKGSMFSQAMKKWVQGNTDEAQEEMAWRIAKMIVNDVMQQAQCEQPSEKVTKL